In one window of Acanthopagrus latus isolate v.2019 chromosome 15, fAcaLat1.1, whole genome shotgun sequence DNA:
- the LOC119033494 gene encoding barrier-to-autointegration factor-like protein isoform X1, translating into MRLVFPGFRIKRISSEKNSPSRLLGGLRCLLSSAREAGPVHLQQAQTSSRMSNTSQKHRDFVGEPMGDKPVSALAGIGEILGKKLEHQGFDKAYVVLGQFLLLKKDGEMFTEWLKDASGANSRQAGLCALCLKEWCDAFL; encoded by the exons ATGCGGCTGGTATTTCCGGGTTTCAGAATAAAACGAATCAGCTCAGAAAAAAACTCTCCCTCTCGGCTCCTCGGAGGTCTGCGGTGTCTCCTGAGCTCAG CACGTGAAGCCGGTCCAGTCCACCTTCAGCAGGCCCAGACCAGCAG CAGGATGTCCAACACGTCCCAGAAGCACCGGGACTTTGTTGGAGAGCCGATGGGAGACAAACCAGTGTCGGCTCTGGCCGGGATCGGAGAGATTCTGGGGAAGAAGCTGGAGCACCAGGGCTTCGATAAG GCCTACGTCGTCCTCGGTcagttcctgctgctgaagaaagATGGCGAGATGTTCACAGAGTGGCTCAAAGACGCCAGCGGCGCGAACAGCCGCCAGGCAGGCCTCTGCGCTCTGTGTCTGAAGGAGTGGTGCGACGCCTTCCTCTGA
- the LOC119033494 gene encoding barrier-to-autointegration factor-like protein isoform X2: MRLVFPGFRIKRISSEKNSPSRLLGGLRCLLSSAREAGPVHLQQAQTSRMSNTSQKHRDFVGEPMGDKPVSALAGIGEILGKKLEHQGFDKAYVVLGQFLLLKKDGEMFTEWLKDASGANSRQAGLCALCLKEWCDAFL, encoded by the exons ATGCGGCTGGTATTTCCGGGTTTCAGAATAAAACGAATCAGCTCAGAAAAAAACTCTCCCTCTCGGCTCCTCGGAGGTCTGCGGTGTCTCCTGAGCTCAG CACGTGAAGCCGGTCCAGTCCACCTTCAGCAGGCCCAGACCAGCAG GATGTCCAACACGTCCCAGAAGCACCGGGACTTTGTTGGAGAGCCGATGGGAGACAAACCAGTGTCGGCTCTGGCCGGGATCGGAGAGATTCTGGGGAAGAAGCTGGAGCACCAGGGCTTCGATAAG GCCTACGTCGTCCTCGGTcagttcctgctgctgaagaaagATGGCGAGATGTTCACAGAGTGGCTCAAAGACGCCAGCGGCGCGAACAGCCGCCAGGCAGGCCTCTGCGCTCTGTGTCTGAAGGAGTGGTGCGACGCCTTCCTCTGA
- the LOC119033494 gene encoding barrier-to-autointegration factor-like protein isoform X3, producing MSNTSQKHRDFVGEPMGDKPVSALAGIGEILGKKLEHQGFDKAYVVLGQFLLLKKDGEMFTEWLKDASGANSRQAGLCALCLKEWCDAFL from the exons ATGTCCAACACGTCCCAGAAGCACCGGGACTTTGTTGGAGAGCCGATGGGAGACAAACCAGTGTCGGCTCTGGCCGGGATCGGAGAGATTCTGGGGAAGAAGCTGGAGCACCAGGGCTTCGATAAG GCCTACGTCGTCCTCGGTcagttcctgctgctgaagaaagATGGCGAGATGTTCACAGAGTGGCTCAAAGACGCCAGCGGCGCGAACAGCCGCCAGGCAGGCCTCTGCGCTCTGTGTCTGAAGGAGTGGTGCGACGCCTTCCTCTGA